The DNA segment AGCCAGGTCGAGTTCCGCCAGAGCAAGAGTGAGTGGCGGATCCAGGGCACCGCGTCGGTCGTCACCGGCAACGTGGTCACCATCTGGCTCGGCAACACGCTGACCGGAACCAAGCTCGGGACCGCGTCGGTCGACGCGCTCGGCGCCTGGAGCCTGCGGCTGTCCAACGGCCCCCAGCCGCCGGCCAGCCAGACGATCAGCATCCAGAGCAGCCGCGGCGGCGTCCTGCTCGCAATCGCGGTGGTGGTGCGCAACTAGCAAGCACCTCCATCCATAGCGCGGTGCCCCGCAGCCTCCCGGGCTGCGGGGCACCGTTGCGTTTTCCACCGGCCCGGCCGCCTCCGGCGTCTGCGTACGCCTGCTGCGGAACGCGGCGGTCAACGAGGTCGGCCGCCGGCGTACGGGGCGGCTGGTGGTCCGGTCCCGGCCCGGCCACGGGACCACGGTCCGCCTCACCGTCCGGCCGGCACGTCCCGGCCGCGGCTGACGACGTGCCGGACGGCGCGCAGCGCCGTGATGTCGGTGGTCGGGTCACCGTCGACGAGCAGGAGGTCGGCGTCCAGGCCGGGCAGGAGCCGGCCGGTCCGGCCGGCCAGCCCGCAGGCCTCCGCGGCCACGCTCGTCGCGGACGCGAGCGCCGCGACCGGCGGCACCCCCAGCCCGACCAGGTCGCCCACCGACTCCGGCAGCACCCCGTGCGGCTTGCCGGGGTTGATCCCGGCGTCCGCGCCGCTGACCAGCCGGACGCCGGCCCGGTACAGCCCGGCCACCTGCTCCATCCGCCCCTCGTACGTCATCCCGGTCCGGGCCATCACCGCGAGCACCTGCGGCGGCGGCTGGGCGCCGACGGCACGCCCCAGTGTCGGGCAGACCGCGATGCCGGCCGCGGCGATCCGCTCGGCCAGCCCGGGAGGCGTCGAGAAGCCGCCCGGCACGATGCAGGTGCAGTGCTCGATCCCGTCCACGCCGGCCTCGACGACCTGCCGGACGGCCTCGGTCGCGTGCGCGTGCGCGGTGACCGGCAGGCCGAGCCCGTGCGCCTCCTCGACCACCACCCGCAGCTCGTCCAGGCTGAACTGACAGGCCAGCACGTCGGTGGTCGTGGTCATCGCACCGCCGCTGGCCATGATCTTCACGACGTCGGCGCCGCGCTCGGCCCGCTCCCGTACGGCCGCCCGCAGACCGTCCACATCGGACACCCCACCGCCCATCCCCCAGCAGTGGCCGCCGATCGTGGTGATCGGCGGTCCGGCCGCGACGACGGCCGGGCCGTCCCCGCCGCGCCGGCCGAGCACGGTCCAGTCCCGGTCGCCGAGGTCGCGCACGGCGGTGACGCCCGCGGCCAGCTGTGCCGCCAGCGCCGTGGTGACGATGGCGTCCAGCGCCTCCGGGTCGAGCTCGGGCAGCTGGTCGAGCGCGCGCGGGCCGCTGTCGGCGCAGAGGTGCACGTGCGCGTCGACCAGGCCCGGCAACAGCGTCGTACCGGGCACGTGCCGCACCTCGCAGCCGTCCGGGGCCGGCGCCGAGGCCGGCTCGACACCGGCGATCCGGCCGTCCCGGACCAGGACCAGCGCCCCGTCCGGACGGACCCGGTCGCCGTCGAAGGCCCGATCGGCCCGGTACGCACACAGCCCGTCCGCCACGGCGGCCTCCCCGCTCCGTCGACGCCCCGCCCGTACGGTCCCGGGACCGGGATGATGACACAAGGCCTATCGGGCCGCGCCGGGTGCGTATCGTCGCGGGCGGATCGCGGGATCGGGCCGAGGAACAGGAGTGCCGCAGTGACCGAGAGCATCGAGGGGATCGACGTCAGCGTGCCGCCGTCCGGGGCCGGGTGCGTCGAGTGCACCGGCGCCGGCGGCTGGTGGTTGCACCTGCGCCGGTGCACCCAGTGCGGGCACGTCGGCTGCTGCGACACGTCCCCGAACCAGCACGCCAGCAAGCATGCGGCCGACAGCGGCCACCCGCTGATCCGCTCGTACGAGCCGGGCGAGGACTGGTTCTGGGATTACCGGACCGACGCGTACCACGAGGGCGGACCGGAGCTGGTCCCGCCGCAGGCGCACCCGGTCGAGCAGGGCACGCCCGGGCCGACCGGCAGCGTGCCGTCCGACTGGCGCTCCCACCTGCACTAGGCGGAATCGGCGCGCAGGCCCGCCAGCGCCGCGTGCAGGGAGGGGACCGCGCTGGCCCCCTCCCCGGCCGCGGCCGCGACCCGCTTCATCGAGCCGACCCGGACATCGCCGACCGCGAACACCCGCGGCACGCTGGTCTCGAACGGCAGCGGCCGGCGCCCGGGCTCCGTCCACTGCTCCGGCCCGAGCTGGACGCCGGTGAGCACGAAGCCGTCCTCGTCCACCGCGATCGAGGGCAGCCAGCCGGTCGACGGCTCGGCCCCGATGAAGCAGAACAGCCCGGAGCAGGGCTGCACGCGGGTCCCGCCGCCGGCCCGGGCCCGCAGCCGGATCGCGCCCAGCCGGTCGTCGCCGTCCAGGCCCACCACCTCGGTGCCG comes from the Mycobacteriales bacterium genome and includes:
- a CDS encoding amidohydrolase family protein, encoding MADGLCAYRADRAFDGDRVRPDGALVLVRDGRIAGVEPASAPAPDGCEVRHVPGTTLLPGLVDAHVHLCADSGPRALDQLPELDPEALDAIVTTALAAQLAAGVTAVRDLGDRDWTVLGRRGGDGPAVVAAGPPITTIGGHCWGMGGGVSDVDGLRAAVRERAERGADVVKIMASGGAMTTTTDVLACQFSLDELRVVVEEAHGLGLPVTAHAHATEAVRQVVEAGVDGIEHCTCIVPGGFSTPPGLAERIAAAGIAVCPTLGRAVGAQPPPQVLAVMARTGMTYEGRMEQVAGLYRAGVRLVSGADAGINPGKPHGVLPESVGDLVGLGVPPVAALASATSVAAEACGLAGRTGRLLPGLDADLLLVDGDPTTDITALRAVRHVVSRGRDVPAGR
- a CDS encoding UBP-type zinc finger domain-containing protein — protein: MTESIEGIDVSVPPSGAGCVECTGAGGWWLHLRRCTQCGHVGCCDTSPNQHASKHAADSGHPLIRSYEPGEDWFWDYRTDAYHEGGPELVPPQAHPVEQGTPGPTGSVPSDWRSHLH